The genomic segment AATAGCAGTAGAGTAGCACATATTTTTAAAATAAGCATATTCCTTTACAGTGTAATTTTTATAGAATACAAAATCTATAAGTTCAACTTCATCTTTATTTAAATTCTTAAGGGCTAATTTTAAATCCTCATAGTCGCACATCTCACATAATGAAGTTTCAGTTGAGATTTCAAGTTCTGGAAAATCATTTTCTACATCATCATGCAAGCTTAATGCATAACTACCTTCAGTAGATCTTCTGGTTATAGTTCGTTTTATTAGATCATTCATATTATTTTTAATAGCATTAGTAGCATAGGCAACGAATCTATGCTTTTCTAAATTATACTTGGAAACAGACTTGAAAAGTGAATGGTAACATTCCTGTATAATATCATGGAAATTATACCTATCAATGAAAGTCCTCTTAGAAATATTATAAATAAAAGGCCTAAATTCATAAGCTAATTTTTCTTTTGCTTCTTCATCATTATTCTTACATCTCGTAACTAAAGTTTCAACATAATCAAAATCCATATAAACCTCCATCTTCAATAATAAGAGTTATGAACTAAAGTAATTATTTTACATATATTGTGTTTGTTGCTAAATTTACCTCTATATATAGTATATATGGCTAGGTTATATATAACTTATATAAGAAAGTAATATTAAGAAAAAAATTTTTATAAGGAAACTTAGATTCATAATAATATATA from the Clostridium beijerinckii genome contains:
- a CDS encoding sigma-70 family RNA polymerase sigma factor; its protein translation is MDFDYVETLVTRCKNNDEEAKEKLAYEFRPFIYNISKRTFIDRYNFHDIIQECYHSLFKSVSKYNLEKHRFVAYATNAIKNNMNDLIKRTITRRSTEGSYALSLHDDVENDFPELEISTETSLCEMCDYEDLKLALKNLNKDEVELIDFVFYKNYTVKEYAYFKNMCYSTAIQKKKNILMKILNNISLYY